In Sceloporus undulatus isolate JIND9_A2432 ecotype Alabama chromosome 7, SceUnd_v1.1, whole genome shotgun sequence, one DNA window encodes the following:
- the LRRC8A gene encoding volume-regulated anion channel subunit LRRC8A isoform X1, with the protein MIPVTELRYFADTQPAYRILKPWWDVFTDYISIVMLMIAVFGGTLQVTQDKMICLPCKWVTKDACNDSSRDWTPANLDTSYYNSSLAPSADTGPTGIKYELDRHQYNYVDAVCYENRLHWFAKYFPYLVLLHTLIFLACSNFWFKFPRTSSKLEHFVSILLKCFDSPWTTRALSETVVEESDPKPTFGKMNGSMDKKASTVSEDVEATAPMLQRTKSRIEQGIVDRTENGVLDKKEGEQAKALFEKVKKFRTHVEEGDIVYRLYMRQTIIKVIKFILIICYTVYYVNNITFDIDCKVDIESLTGYRMYRCAHPLATLFKILASFYISLVIFYGLICMYTLWWMLRRSLKKYSFESIREESSYSDIPDVKNDFAFMLHLIDQYDPLYSKRFAVFLSEVSENKLRQLNLNNEWTLEKLRQRITKNSQDKLELHLFMLSGIPDTVFDLIELEVLKLELIPDVTIPPSIAQLTSLKELWLYHTAAKIEAPALAFLRENLKSLHIKFTDIKEIPLWIYSLKTLEELHLTGNLSAENNRYIVIDGLRELKRLKVLRLKSNLTKLPQVVTDVGVHLQKLSINNEGTKLIVLNSLKKMVNLTELELIRCDLERIPHSIFSLHNLQEIDLKDNNLKTIEEIISFQHLHRLTCLKLWYNHIAYIPMQIGNLTNLERLYLNRNKIEKIPTQLFYCRKLRYLDLSHNLLISIPADIGMLQNLQNLAVTANRIESLPAELFQCRKLRTLHLGNNVLQSLPSRVGELTNLSQIELRGNRLECLPVELGDCPLLKRSGLVVEEDLFNTLPLEVKERLWRADKEQA; encoded by the exons ATGATTCCAGTCACAGAATTACGTTACTTTGCTGATACCCAGCCAGCCTACCGCATCTTGAAGCCCTGGTGGGATGTCTTTACGGATTACATTTCTATAGTGATGCTGATGATTGCGGTGTTTGGAGGGACGCTGcaagtcacccaggacaaaatgATTTGCTTGCCTTGCAAATGGGTTACCAAAGATGCTTGCAATGACTCCTCTAGAGACTGGACACCAGCAAACCTGGACACAAGTTATTATAACTCTTCTCTAGCCCCATCTGCGGACACGGGACCAACAGGGATCAAATATGAACTTGACAGGCACCAGTATAATTATGTGGATGCTGTGTGCTATGAGAACCGCCTTCACTGGTTTGCCAAGTATTTCCCTTACCTGGTGCTGTTACACACTCTGATCTTCTTGGCTTGCAGTAACTTCTGGTTTAAGTTCCCAAGGACCAGCTCCAAACTGGAGCATTTTGTCTCCATTCTGCTGAAGTGTTTTGACTCTCCTTGGACCACAAGGGCCCTCTCTGAGACAGTGGTGGAGGAGAGTGATCCCAAGCCAACCTTTGGGAAAATGAACGGTTCCATGGACAAGAAAGCCTCTACTGTCAGTGAAGATGTAGAAGCCACTGCTCCAATGCTGCAGAGGACAAAGTCTCGGATTGAGCAAGGAATTGTTGACCGGACAGAAAATGGTGTCTtggacaagaaggaaggagagcaagCCAAGGCCCTTTTTGAAAAGGTCAAAAAATTCCGGACACATGTTGAGGAAGGGGACATAGTCTATCGTCTCTACATGAGGCAGACCATCATCAAGGTGATCAAGTTTATCCTCATCATTTGCTACACTGTGTACTACGTCAATAATATCACCTTTGATATTGATTGCAAAGTGGATATTGAGAGCTTGACTGGCTACCGCATGTATCGCTGTGCTCACCCTCTGGCCACCCTCTTCAAAATCCTGGCTTCTTTCTACATCAGCCTGGTGATTTTCTATGGCCTTATCTGCATGTACACGCTCTGGTGGATGCTCCGGCGGTCACTCAAAAAGTACTCCTTTGAGTCCATTCGGGAAGAGAGCAGCTACAGTGACATCCCtgatgtcaaaaatgactttgcCTTCATGCTACATCTCATCGACCAGTATGACCCCCTCTATTCAAAGCGTTTTGCCGTCTTCCTCTCTGAAGTGAGTGAGAACAAACTCAGGCAGCTGAACCTCAACAATGAGTGGACCCTGGAAAAATTGCGCCAGAGGATCACAAAGAACTCCCAGGATAAGTTGGAGCTTCACCTCTTCATGCTCAGCGGCATCCCAGATACAGTCTTTGACCTTATTGAGCTGGAGGTTTTGAAGCTAGAACTCATTCCTGATGTCACCATCCCTCCAAGCATTGCTCAGCTCACCAGCCTCAAGGAGTTGTGGCTGTACCATACGGCAGCCAAAATAGAGGCCCCAGCCCTTGCCTTCTTGAGAGAAAACCTGAAATCTTTGCACATCAAGTTCACAGACATCAAGGAGATCCCACTGTGGATCTACAGCTTAAAGACTCTGGAAGAACTCCATCTGACGGGGAACCTGAGTGCTGAAAATAACCGGTACATTGTAATTGATGGGCTGAGGGAACTGAAGAGGCTCAAAGTGCTAAGGCTGAAGAGCAATCTCACCAAGCTGCCCCAGGTTGTGACTGATGTTGGTGTCCATCTTCAGAAGCTCTCAATCAACAATGAGGGCACCAAGCTCATTGTCCTGAACAGTCTGAAGAAGATGGTCAATCTGACAGAACTAGAGCTGATCCGCTGTGACCTGGAACGCATCCCACACTCTATCTTCAGCCTTCACAACCTTCAAGAGATCGACCTCAAAGACAATAATCTCAAGACCATTGAAGAGATCATCAGCTTCCAGCACCTTCACCGTCTCACTTGCCTTAAGCTCTGGTACAACCATATTGCCTATATTCCCATGCAGATCGGCAACCTCACCAACCTAGAACGCCTTTACCTTAACCGCAACAAGATCGAGAAGATCCCCACCCAACTCTTCTATTGTCGAAAGCTTCGGTATTTAGATCTCAGCCACAACCTCCTGATTTCTATACCAGCGGACATTGGGATGTTGCAAAATCTACAAAACCTAGCTGTGACGGCCAACAGG ATTGAAAGCCTCCCCGCGGAGCTCTTTCAGTGCAGGAAACTTCGGACGTTGCACCTGGGCAACAACGTGTTGCAGTCCTTGCCTTCCCGGGTGGGCGAGCTGACAAACCTCTCTCAGATTGAACTGCGGGGCAACCGCTTGGAGTGCCTGCCGGTGGAGCTGGGAGACTGTCCATTGTTGAAGCGCAGCGGGCTGGTGGTGGAGGAAGACCTTTTCAACACATTGCCCCTGGAGGTTAAAGAACGGCTGTGGAGAGCTGACAAGGAACAAGCTTGA
- the LRRC8A gene encoding volume-regulated anion channel subunit LRRC8A isoform X2 encodes MIPVTELRYFADTQPAYRILKPWWDVFTDYISIVMLMIAVFGGTLQVTQDKMICLPCKWVTKDACNDSSRDWTPANLDTSYYNSSLAPSADTGPTGIKYELDRHQYNYVDAVCYENRLHWFAKYFPYLVLLHTLIFLACSNFWFKFPRTSSKLEHFVSILLKCFDSPWTTRALSETVVEESDPKPTFGKMNGSMDKKASTVSEDVEATAPMLQRTKSRIEQGIVDRTENGVLDKKEGEQAKALFEKVKKFRTHVEEGDIVYRLYMRQTIIKVIKFILIICYTVYYVNNITFDIDCKVDIESLTGYRMYRCAHPLATLFKILASFYISLVIFYGLICMYTLWWMLRRSLKKYSFESIREESSYSDIPDVKNDFAFMLHLIDQYDPLYSKRFAVFLSEVSENKLRQLNLNNEWTLEKLRQRITKNSQDKLELHLFMLSGIPDTVFDLIELEVLKLELIPDVTIPPSIAQLTSLKELWLYHTAAKIEAPALAFLRENLKSLHIKFTDIKEIPLWIYSLKTLEELHLTGNLSAENNRYIVIDGLRELKRLKVLRLKSNLTKLPQVVTDVGVHLQKLSINNEGTKLIVLNSLKKMVNLTELELIRCDLERIPHSIFSLHNLQEIDLKDNNLKTIEEIISFQHLHRLTCLKLWYNHIAYIPMQIGNLTNLERLYLNRNKIEKIPTQLFYCRKLRYLDLSHNLLISIPADIGMLQNLQNLAVTANRENNSVPELAVWGIDDMPEPRRAAWLALFWRRRVFYFVGGL; translated from the coding sequence ATGATTCCAGTCACAGAATTACGTTACTTTGCTGATACCCAGCCAGCCTACCGCATCTTGAAGCCCTGGTGGGATGTCTTTACGGATTACATTTCTATAGTGATGCTGATGATTGCGGTGTTTGGAGGGACGCTGcaagtcacccaggacaaaatgATTTGCTTGCCTTGCAAATGGGTTACCAAAGATGCTTGCAATGACTCCTCTAGAGACTGGACACCAGCAAACCTGGACACAAGTTATTATAACTCTTCTCTAGCCCCATCTGCGGACACGGGACCAACAGGGATCAAATATGAACTTGACAGGCACCAGTATAATTATGTGGATGCTGTGTGCTATGAGAACCGCCTTCACTGGTTTGCCAAGTATTTCCCTTACCTGGTGCTGTTACACACTCTGATCTTCTTGGCTTGCAGTAACTTCTGGTTTAAGTTCCCAAGGACCAGCTCCAAACTGGAGCATTTTGTCTCCATTCTGCTGAAGTGTTTTGACTCTCCTTGGACCACAAGGGCCCTCTCTGAGACAGTGGTGGAGGAGAGTGATCCCAAGCCAACCTTTGGGAAAATGAACGGTTCCATGGACAAGAAAGCCTCTACTGTCAGTGAAGATGTAGAAGCCACTGCTCCAATGCTGCAGAGGACAAAGTCTCGGATTGAGCAAGGAATTGTTGACCGGACAGAAAATGGTGTCTtggacaagaaggaaggagagcaagCCAAGGCCCTTTTTGAAAAGGTCAAAAAATTCCGGACACATGTTGAGGAAGGGGACATAGTCTATCGTCTCTACATGAGGCAGACCATCATCAAGGTGATCAAGTTTATCCTCATCATTTGCTACACTGTGTACTACGTCAATAATATCACCTTTGATATTGATTGCAAAGTGGATATTGAGAGCTTGACTGGCTACCGCATGTATCGCTGTGCTCACCCTCTGGCCACCCTCTTCAAAATCCTGGCTTCTTTCTACATCAGCCTGGTGATTTTCTATGGCCTTATCTGCATGTACACGCTCTGGTGGATGCTCCGGCGGTCACTCAAAAAGTACTCCTTTGAGTCCATTCGGGAAGAGAGCAGCTACAGTGACATCCCtgatgtcaaaaatgactttgcCTTCATGCTACATCTCATCGACCAGTATGACCCCCTCTATTCAAAGCGTTTTGCCGTCTTCCTCTCTGAAGTGAGTGAGAACAAACTCAGGCAGCTGAACCTCAACAATGAGTGGACCCTGGAAAAATTGCGCCAGAGGATCACAAAGAACTCCCAGGATAAGTTGGAGCTTCACCTCTTCATGCTCAGCGGCATCCCAGATACAGTCTTTGACCTTATTGAGCTGGAGGTTTTGAAGCTAGAACTCATTCCTGATGTCACCATCCCTCCAAGCATTGCTCAGCTCACCAGCCTCAAGGAGTTGTGGCTGTACCATACGGCAGCCAAAATAGAGGCCCCAGCCCTTGCCTTCTTGAGAGAAAACCTGAAATCTTTGCACATCAAGTTCACAGACATCAAGGAGATCCCACTGTGGATCTACAGCTTAAAGACTCTGGAAGAACTCCATCTGACGGGGAACCTGAGTGCTGAAAATAACCGGTACATTGTAATTGATGGGCTGAGGGAACTGAAGAGGCTCAAAGTGCTAAGGCTGAAGAGCAATCTCACCAAGCTGCCCCAGGTTGTGACTGATGTTGGTGTCCATCTTCAGAAGCTCTCAATCAACAATGAGGGCACCAAGCTCATTGTCCTGAACAGTCTGAAGAAGATGGTCAATCTGACAGAACTAGAGCTGATCCGCTGTGACCTGGAACGCATCCCACACTCTATCTTCAGCCTTCACAACCTTCAAGAGATCGACCTCAAAGACAATAATCTCAAGACCATTGAAGAGATCATCAGCTTCCAGCACCTTCACCGTCTCACTTGCCTTAAGCTCTGGTACAACCATATTGCCTATATTCCCATGCAGATCGGCAACCTCACCAACCTAGAACGCCTTTACCTTAACCGCAACAAGATCGAGAAGATCCCCACCCAACTCTTCTATTGTCGAAAGCTTCGGTATTTAGATCTCAGCCACAACCTCCTGATTTCTATACCAGCGGACATTGGGATGTTGCAAAATCTACAAAACCTAGCTGTGACGGCCAACAGG